In Paenibacillus dendritiformis, the DNA window ATGAAGGTCATTAATCGGGATATCCGCAATATCCTGATCTTCACGGCGGCATCGATCGTGATTATTGTCGCCCTATACTATTTGATGTAGTTGGCCGTAGCGGCCCTAATGCCTTTGCCCACACGGGGTTCATCCCCTCCGGGCAAAGGTATTTTTATGCCTGCGTTCTATTCGAGGTTCATTTTTTCTAAAACGAACATACAATTCACGATAAAATAAACCCATATGAACATTTAATTGAACATAAATGAACATTGAGCTATACTATGAACGAGAGCATTCATCATTTACTTGTCCGAAGGAGGAAACCGCATCATGGAAATCCGTTACGCTTGTCATCCCGAAGGCGCGAAGGGCTATGATACTTCCCGTCTCCGCGAGGAGTTTCTGATTGAGAGGCTGTTCGTGGACAATGAGCTTCTTATGGTGTACAGTCACGTTGACAGGTTCATTACCGGAGGCGTCCTGCCGACGACGAAGACGGTGAAGCTGGAAGCGGACGCGAAGGAAATGGGCGCCGATTATTTCCTGGAACGGCGGGAGATCGGAATAATTAATGTCGGCGGAGAAGGCGTCGTCACCGTGGACGGAGTCGCCTATGACATGGAGCCGCGCGATTGTCTCTATGTCGGCATGGGAAGCAAGGATGTGACGTTCGCGAGCAAGGAGGCGGCCCGCCCGGCGCGCTTCTATTTCAACTCGACGCCGGCGCACAAGACGCACCCGACGGAG includes these proteins:
- the kduI gene encoding 5-dehydro-4-deoxy-D-glucuronate isomerase yields the protein MEIRYACHPEGAKGYDTSRLREEFLIERLFVDNELLMVYSHVDRFITGGVLPTTKTVKLEADAKEMGADYFLERREIGIINVGGEGVVTVDGVAYDMEPRDCLYVGMGSKDVTFASKEAARPARFYFNSTPAHKTHPTEKVAISKATPQHLGSLSSSNERTIYKYIHKGGVQSCQLVMGMTLLKPNNMWNTMPCHTHNRRSEVYFYFDMPEDGVVFHLMGEPQETRHVVVRNEQAIISPSWSIHSGVGTSNYTFIWGMAGENQTFEDMDMVDMKDLK